One window from the genome of Nicotiana sylvestris chromosome 9, ASM39365v2, whole genome shotgun sequence encodes:
- the LOC138877649 gene encoding uncharacterized mitochondrial protein AtMg00810-like yields the protein MGLSGAKPAVIPLELNQKLTSLEYDKGIGSQGLNPLIDATSYQKFIRKLLYLTVTRPDISYAVQVLCQFMQTTKRSHKDNATRVAKYLKQEPDWAACPMSRRSVSGYLVKLEIL from the exons ATGGGCTTAAGTGGAGCTAAACCTGCTGTTATACCTCTAGAACTCAATCAGAAGCTGACTTCTCTTGAGTATGATAAGGGGATTGGTAGTCAAGGACTTAACCCTTTGATAGATGCCACAAGTTACCAGAAATTTATCAGAAAACTCTTATATCTTACAGTTACTAGACCAGACATTAGCTATGCAGTACAAGTCTTATGTCAATTTATGCAAACTACCAAAAGATCTCACAAGGATAATGCTACTCGTGTGGCGAAATACCTGAAACAGGAGCCAG ACTGGGCAGCATGCCCAATGAGTAGAAGATCAGTCAGTGGCTACCTTGTTAAGTTGGAGATTCTTTAA